Proteins encoded within one genomic window of Scheffersomyces stipitis CBS 6054 chromosome 3, complete sequence:
- a CDS encoding predicted protein produces MSKEKVELENIISIRSTRLDVADHEIDLHAVESAALSLNHVGQTFTSSQKYFILKRLNYEGLEDLNDIPPGASFMIEKTEKLTEQESLEIIKEAIIEHSDDVNIPSRDYELWENLVEQAPNSLDGQTGIKEKLNYTIEDEKGSVDLADNESGYNDYYQIVNWNLQIRLEAALVAYHSPYPEVRAVADCYDDPTLPVETLRVYILGIIWTAIGAFINQFFAERQPSITLSAAVVQLLLYPSGVLIATILPAWKFKIWKCTIDLNPGPWNHKEQMLTTIFYSVSAGTSYVSYNIHVQKMERFYNNQWADFGYQTLLILSTNFLGFGFAGIMRKFAIYPIRSIWPTTLPTLALNKALMQKERKENINGWTISRYYFFFAAFLFSFIYNWIPTYLFNALSTFNWMTWIAPNNFNLVMITGSVKGLGLNPIPTFDWNILNWNYALVFPFYSQANQYIGSIIGFFTIIAIYWTNNNWSKYIPINTSSLFSQIGTRYDVKAIVNERSLFDQQKYEAVGPPYYSAANLVVYGAFFAIYPFAIVYEVFMNYKPMWKALKGLGTALKNFRKSTYEGFDDPHTKMMTRYKEVPDWAFVFVLVISIVLAILCVKLYPAETPVWGIFFTVGINFCFLIPLTAIFSTTGFQFGLNVLVELIVGYALPGNGLALNFLKAFGYNINGQAQNYISDQKMGHYAKIPPRAMFRCQMLSVFITSFIGLGVMNFTMSSVNNYCDPENRQKFTCPNATVFYNASILWGVIGPKKVFEGIYPVMQYCFLIGFLLAFPCIAFKKYGPKKLTKYFQPTLIIGGMLIYAPYNLTYYTGGLYLSIASMWYLKKYYTTWWEKYNFVFSGAMDAGIAFSAIIIFFAVQYVDKSIYWWGNNVPYLGIEGGEGQQTLLTAALDAPDGYFGLRNGTYP; encoded by the coding sequence ATGTCAAAAGAAAAGGTagagttggaaaacatCATCAGTATCCGTTCAACAAGATTGGACGTGGCTGATCATGAAATCGACTTGCACGCTGTTGAATCAGCTGCCTTGTCACTCAACCATGTTGGCCAAACGTTCACATCGAGTCAGAAGTACTTTatcttgaaaagattgaacTACGAGGGTTTAGAAGATCTTAATGACATCCCTCCAGGAGCTTCATTCATGATTGaaaaaactgaaaaattaacAGAACAAGAATCTCTTGAGATAATCAAGGAAGCAATCATTGAACACAGTGATGATGTCAACATTCCGTCCCGTGATTACGAATTATGGGAAAACTTGGTTGAACAGGCCCCAAATTCTTTAGATGGGCAAACTGGTATCAAGGAAAAATTGAACTATACCATCGAAGACGAAAAGGGTCTGGTTGATCTTGCTGACAATGAAAGCGGCTACAATGATTACTATCAAATCGTTAACTGGAACTTGCAAATCAGACTTGAAGCTGCACTTGTTGCTTACCACTCTCCTTACCCCGAAGTGAGAGCCGTTGCCGATTGTTATGATGATCCTACCTTGCCAGTTGAAACATTAAGAGTTTACATCTTGGGTATAATTTGGACTGCTATCGGTGCTTTCATTAACCAGTTTTTCGCTGAAAGACAACCTTCAATTACGTTGAGTGCCGCTGTTGTGCAGTTGTTGCTTTACCCTTCTGGTGTCTTGATTGCCACAATTTTACCTGCttggaaattcaaaatCTGGAAATGCACCATCGATTTGAATCCTGGTCCATGGAACCACAAGGAGCAAATGTTAACAACAATCTTCTATTCAGTTTCTGCTGGTACAAGTTATGTCTCATATAACATCCATGTTCAAAAGATGGAAAGGTTTTACAACAACCAATGGGCCGACTTCGGTTACCAAACtctcttgatcttgtcgaCTAACTTCTTAGGGTTTGGTTTTGCTGGTATCATGAGGAAGTTTGCAATTTATCCAATCAGATCTATATGGCCAACAACCTTGCCTACATTAGCCTTGAATAAGGCATTAatgcaaaaagaaagaaaggagAATATTAATGGCTGGACTATTTCTAGGTACTATTTCTTTTTTGCTGCAtttctcttttcctttATTTATAACTGGATTCCAACCTATCTTTTCAATGCCTTGTCTACTTTCAACTGGATGACTTGGATTGCTCCAAACAATTTTAACTTGGTAATGATCACTGGAAGTGTGAAGGGCTTGGGATTGAACCCAATTCCAACATTTGATTGGAACATTTTAAATTGGAACTATGCATTGGTTTTTCCTTTCTACTCGCAAGCGAATCAATACATTGGTAGCATTATTGGCTTCTTCACGATTATTGCTATCTATTGGACTAACAACAACTGGTCCAAATACATTCCTATTAACAcctcttctcttttcagTCAGATTGGTACCAGATATGATGTTAAAGCAATTGTTAACGAGAGAAGTTTATTTGATCAACAGAAATATGAAGCTGTTGGACCACCATACTACTCTGCAGCTAACTTGGTTGTCTATGGTGCTTTCTTTGCCATTTACCCATTTGCCATTGTTTACGAAGTTTTCATGAACTACAAACCTATGTGGAAAGCATTGAAAGGATTGGGTACTGCTCTTAAGAACTTCAGAAAATCCACATATGAAGGTTTTGACGATCCACATACTAAGATGATGACTCGTTATAAGGAAGTTCCAGACTGGGCATTTGTATTTGTATTGGTGATTTCTATTGTGTTGGCCATTTTGTGTGTTAAGCTTTATCCAGCTGAGACTCCAGTTTGGGGTATTTTCTTCACCGTTGGCATCAACTTCTGTTTCTTAATTCCATTAACTGCTATTTTCTCTACTACTGGTTTCCAATTTGGTCTTAATGTCTTGGTCGAATTGATTGTTGGTTATGCTCTTCCAGGTAACGGTTTGGCTcttaacttcttgaaagCTTTTGGTTATAACATTAATGGCCAAGCTCAGAATTACATTTCCGACCAAAAGATGGGTCACTATGCGAAGATACCTCCAAGAGCCATGTTCAGATGTCAAATGCTTTCCGTCTTCATTACTTCGTTCATCGGTTTGGGTGTTATGAACTTTACCATGTCCAGCGTCAACAACTACTGTGACCCCGAGAACAGACAGAAGTTCACTTGTCCTAACGCAACTGTTTTCTACAACGCTTCTATTCTTTGGGGTGTGATTGGACCTAAAAAGGTGTTTGAAGGTATCTACCCTGTCATGCAATATTGTTTCTTGATTGGCTTCCTTTTGGCTTTCCCATGTATAGCCTTTAAGAAGTATGGTCCAAAAAAATTAACGAAGTACTTCCAGCCAACATTGATTATTGGGGGAATGTTAATTTATGCTCCTTACAATTTGACTTATTACACTGGTGGCCTCTACCTTTCTATTGCCTCCATGTGGTACCTTAAGAAGTATTACACTACTTGGTGGGAAAAGTACaattttgttttctctggtgCCATGGATGCCGGTATTGCTTTCAGTGCAattattattttctttGCTGTACAGTATGTTGATAAGAGCATTTACTGGTGGGGTAACAATGTCCCATACCTTGGTATCGAAGGTGGTGAAGGTCAACAAACTCTTCTTACTGCTGCCCTTGATGCCCCTGATGGATACTTTGGTCTCAGAAATGGAACCTATCCATAG
- the AZF1 gene encoding DNA-binding transcription factor (go_function heme binding), producing the protein MRNQLPAQQQSNYYTNSQPAQLPYQQQQQQQQQQQQQQQQQQQQQQQQRQQTSKPRRNSNNRDAISDQSLKSPIESSSNEGNLVPAQQYVKSEDGRPLLGATKIDQLMLVIQARDKGITSPIQQAPDGSILAAPDYSLSRDKSELDNGVLPRPISLVGGVDKPSKAKIKEDEGSDDEESKGKRRKHKNQQCPYCFKYFTQSTHLEVHIRSHIGYKPFECNYCHKKFTQGGNLRTHLRLHTGEKPFTCDICNRQFNRKGNLGAHKLTHENLKPYECKLDGCDKSFTQLGNLKSHQNRFHLSTLNHLTQKLAELSGSSIENLPPDEKDLLMYFKDLYKNSNKGIRGRGKAKLSKDDTGGATSSSPDNSQFNLQSQSPQSQSQNLQALPRQQDQQQGSPEYSQSQHSLDFMNPHLAGSINGYQG; encoded by the exons ATGAGGAATCAGCTACCAGCACAGCAACAATCTAACTACTATACAAACTCACAACCAGCACAATTGCcatatcaacaacaacagcagcagcaacaacaacaacaacaacagcagcagcaacaacaacagcaacagcagcaacagcgACAGCA AACGTCAAAGCCCCGTAGAAATTCTAACAACCGTGATGCCATCTCGGATCAATCGTTGAAGTCTCCCATCGAAAGCAGCAGTAACGAAGGTAACTTGGTACCAGCACAGCAGTATGTAAAAtctgaagatggaagaCCTTTATTGGGCGCAACCAAGATTGACCAGTTGATGTTGGTTATTCAAGCCAGAGACAAAGGTATCACAAGTCCTATTCAACAAGCTCCCGACGGAAGCATTTTGGCTGCTCCTGACTATTCCCTTTCCAGAGACAAGAGCGAATTGGATAATGGTGTTTTGCCACGTCCAATCAGCCTTGTTGGTGGGGTGGACAAGCCTAGCAAGGCCAAGATAAAAGAGGACGAGGGTAGcgacgatgaagaatccaaaggaaagagaagaaagcaCAAAAACCAGCAGTGTCCTTATTGTTTCAAGTACTTTACTCAGTCGACCCATCTAGAAGTTCACATTAGATCTCATATTGGCTACAAGCCATTCGAGTGCAACTACTGCCACAAGAAGTTTACGCAAGGTGGCAATTTGAGAACACATTTGAGGCTTCATACTGGTGAAAAGCCGTTCACATGCGACATCTGTAATCGACAATTCAACAGGAAGGGAAACTTGGGTGCTCACAAATTGACGCacgagaacttgaaacCATACGAATGCAAGTTGGATGGTTGCGATAAGTCTTTCACTCAATTAGGTAATTTGAAGTCGCATCAAAACAGATTCCATCTCAGCACTTTGAACCATTTAACACAAAAGTTGGCTGAGTTAAGCGGTCTGTCGATCGAGAACTTGCCTCCAGACGAGAAGGACTTGCTTATGTATTTCAAAGACTTGTACAAGAACTCAAATAAGGGTATTCGTGGCAGAGGTAAGGCTAAATTATCCAAAGATGATACTGGAGGTGCAACTAGCAGTTCTCCAGATAATAGCCAGTTTAATTTGCAATCCCAGTCACCCCAGCTGCAGCTGCAGAATCTTCAAGCGCTTCCTCGACAACAGGACCAACAGCAAGGTTCACCGGAGTATTCGCAATCGCAACATTCCCTCGATTTTATGAATCCCCATTTGGCTGGGTCTATTAACGGTTACCAAGGGTAA
- a CDS encoding predicted protein translates to MVEDISQPLSESYYHLSQDSESDFTTTDEQRGNTLQGSNDTSKLLQLAKVIDKDIEDEIPDPEQVKKFTNTKEKGPQKSPQNKSNIRSKSPSRSRGFAVIDNNVKPTSKDRAGSNNMSSLFSSHSTPLIAKQKFDSNWHKFTKDSILPDIDESQNGEQTINDLVNSLNAGKIDSTNKHKYTFEELLAAWSKLMDSPFGGQIIQYLEDIVENKTINGIDRQQETNNLFKTPLRSRTNSPANNESSDEEDNLSLHTPLVANTERRARRIDQNGSFGPQKDIEQDNNEDIDHDTPRTTPPHSQDEINSKFQSTMIDIQPELNENLGSEKVRNLEEEIKKLKEEAEKMKEENMSLREQISKIENSKIVPEKLDLIDITLDSIDFQDQKVSVDPELQILKNENSALKAKNYNLTKQVDNLQNNYNELSNEIRYERANQKSTGQDNRQMCHPKPQVEEQETSTPTNQKLKFAEEEIEKLKSDLSRLASEEIGEKNNLITENTVEARFRQYYSRLELHKVDNMTKVEMSNLIKNLMLSLLISDFSNLAVNARKFGRFLKLALHFLDRLHSVIYVQGDPNIKPSFYVKNSQDIQAMENLGQCLHGMLENVEVLRTTSNGW, encoded by the coding sequence ATGGTAGAAGACATTTCTCAACCACTTTCAGAATCATATTACCATCTTTCACAAGATAGCGAGTCTGACTTCACGACCACGGATGAACAGCGCGGGAATACACTACAAGGAAGCAACGATACGTCCAAGTTGCTTCAGTTGGCGAAAGTCATCGACAAGGATATCGAAGATGAGATTCCAGATCCTGAAcaagtgaagaagtttaCAAATACCAAAGAGAAAGGTCCACAGAAAAGTCCACAGAATAAAAGCAACATTAGATCAAAGTCACCTTCCAGAAGTCGTGGATTTGCAGTAATCGACAATAACGTTAAGCCAACCCTGAAAGATAGAGCAGGTTCTAATAACATGTCGTCgcttttctcttctcatTCTACTCCACTTATTGCCAAACAAAAGTTCGATTCAAACTGGCACAAGTTCACCAAGGACTCGATATTGCCCGATATCGACGAGTCTCAGAATGGAGAACAAACCATTAATGACCTAGTGAATTCTCTCAATGCAGGTAAGATAGACAGTACCAACAAGCATAAGTATACTTTTGAGGAGCTCCTTGCTGCGTGGCTGAAACTAATGGACAGTCCCTTTGGCGGCCAAATCATACAATATTTGGAAGACATAGTAGAGAACAAGACAATTAATGGAATTGACAGACAACAAGAGACGAACAATCTATTCAAGACACCTCTTAGAAGTCGCACAAATTCACCAGCAAACAATGAATCTtccgatgaagaagacaacCTCAGCTTGCACACTCCATTGGTTGCTAATACTGAACGCAGAGCTCGTCGCATCGATCAAAATGGCAGTTTTGGACCCCAGAAGGATATAGAGCAGGACAATAATGAAGATATAGATCACGATACACCACGTACAACTCCACCACATTCACAGGATGAGATCAATTCGAAGTTTCAATCAACGATGATAGACATCCAACCTGAATTAAACGAAAACTTGGGATCAGAAAAGGTCCGCAATTTAGAGGAAGAGAtcaaaaagttgaaggagGAAGCAGAAaagatgaaagaagaaaacatgTCGTTGAGAGAACAAATTTCTAAGATCGAGAATTCCAAGATTGTGCCCGAGAAGTTAGATCTCATAGATATTACGCTTGACTCGATAGACTTTCAGGATCAAAAAGTAAGTGTTGATCCAGAGTTGCAGATATTAAAGAACGAAAATCTGGCCCTAAAGGCTAAGAACTACAATTTGACCAAACAGGTAGACAATTTACAGAACAACTACAATGAACTTTCCAACGAAATCCGGTATGAAAGGGCCAATCAGAAATCCACCGGTCAAGACAACCGTCAAATGTGTCATCCCAAACCACAAGtggaagaacaagaaacgTCAACTCCCACAAATCAGAAATTAAAGTTtgccgaagaagaaattgaaaagttaAAATCGGATCTTTCTAGACTCGCAAGCGAGGAAATTGGCGAGAAGAACAATTTGATAACCGAGAATACGGTGGAAGCCAGGTTTAGACAGTACTACAGCAGACTTGAGCTACACAAAGTAGACAATATGACCAAGGTGGAGAtgtccaacttgatcaagaacttgatgttATCTCTACTCATCAGTGACTTCTCCAATTTGGCGGTGAATGCAAGAAAATTCGGCCGGTTTCTCAAATTGGCACTACACTTCTTAGATAGACTCCATTCTGTTATCTACGTGCAGGGAGATCCCAACATCAAGCCATCATTCTACGTGAAGAACTCGCAAGATATCCAGGCCATGGAAAACCTTGGCCAGTGTCTCCACGGCATGTTGGAGAACGTCGAGGTGCTTCGCACGACATCCAACGGATGGTAA
- a CDS encoding predicted protein, translating to MSIKVSVPLTVSEILTLDKFINHIEATAFGNHYTDDDNPLICCPPSSAQYNKRQPWEEMQFQLSEYNSLIDKGITIVKMKGSRDTRTERFAFKFNGTEEVGVLIKFDDDEYNLIFPDQTEYEIMSGRRSFLDDC from the exons ATGTCCATCAAAGTTTCGGTGCCCTTAACAGTCAGCGAAATCCTTACCTTGGACAAGTTCATTAACCACATTGAAGCTACTGCTTTTGGCAACCATTACACAGATGACGACAATCCTCTTATCTGCTGCCCTCCCAGCCTGGCCCAATACAACAAAAGACAACCATGGGAGGAAATGCAATTCCAGTTGCTGGAGTACAATTCCTTGATTGACAAAGGTATCACCATTGTGAAAATGAAGGGAAGCAGAGACACAAGGACTGAGAGGTTTGCTTTCAAATTTAACGGcacagaagaagttggtgtTCTTATCAAGTTTGATGACGACGAATACAATCTTATCTTTCCAGATCAAACTGAATATGAGATTATGTCTGGTAGACGTTCTTT CTTGGATGATTGCTAG
- the DBP2 gene encoding DEAD box RNA helicase (go_function nucleic acid binding; helicase activity; ATP binding) — protein MNNYNNGDYKGGREQHFGGNNNYNRGYGGNGGFGGNRYNERVELTTPDWDLESLPKFEKNFYTEHPDVAARSDKDIAAFRNEHQMSCLGSDIPHPITTFDEAGFPEYVLNEVKAQGFPSPTAIQCQGWPMALSGRDMVGIAATGSGKTLSYCLPAIVHINAQPLLSPGDGPVVLVLAPTRELAVQIQQECSKFGSSSRIRNTCVYGGAPKGQQIRDLARGVEIVIATPGRLIDMLEMGKTNLKRVTYLVLDEADRMLDMGFEPQIRKIVDQIRPDRQTLMWSATWPKEVQNLARDYLQDPIQVRIGSLELAASHTITQVVEVISEYEKRDRLVKHLETATTEKESKVLIFASTKKTCDEVTSYLRADGWPALAIHGDKQQSERDWVLREFKTGKSPIMVATDVAARGIDVKGINFVINFDMPGNIEDYVHRIGRTGRGGATGTAVSFFTDGNNKLGGDLCKIMREAKQTIPPELQRFDRKSFGAHIRYGGGRGGRGGYGRGRGGYGGRGGYGQRNYQTGSNQAPLSNRRF, from the exons AtgaacaactacaacaacgGTGACTACAAAGGTGGCAGAGAACAACACTTCGGTGGAaacaacaactacaaccGCGGTTATG GTGGAAACGGTGGATTCGGTGGAAACCGTTACAACGAGAGAGTTGAACTCACCACCCCAGACTGGGACTTGGAATCGTTGCCAAAGTTCGAAAAGAACTTCTACACTGAACACCCAGATGTTGCTGCCCGTAGTGACAAAGACATTGCTGCCTTCAGAAACGAACACCAGATGAGCTGTTTGGGCTCAGACATTCCTCATCCCATCACTACTTTCGATGAGGCTGGATTCCCAGAATACGTGTTGAACGAAGTCAAGGCACAGGGTTTCCCTTCTCCAACTGCCATTCAATGTCAGGGTTGGCCCATGGCTCTTTCTGGTAGAGACATGGTGGGTATTGCTGCTACTGGTTCGGGTAAGACCTTATCGTACTGTTTGCCTGCTATTGTCCACATCAACGCTCAGCCCTTGTTGAGCCCTGGTGATGGTCCTGTTGTGTTGGTTTTGGCTCCTACCAGAGAATTGGCTGTTCAGATTCAGCAAGAATGCTCCAAGTTCggatcttcttccagaatcagaaacaCCTGTGTCTATGGTGGTGCACCAAAGGGTCAACAGATCAGAGACTTGGCCAGAGGtgttgaaattgtcatTGCCACTCCAGGTAGATTGATCGATATGTTGGAAATGGGTAAgaccaacttgaagagagtAACCTATTTGGTTTTGGATGAAGCCGACAGAATGTTGGATATGGGTTTCGAACCTCAAATCAGAAAGATTGTCGACCAGATCAGACCAGACCGTCAAACCTTGATGTGGTCCGCCACTTGGCCAAAGGAAGTTCAAAACTTGGCTAGAGACTACTTGCAAGACCCTATCCAAGTCAGAATTGGTTCCTTAGAATTGGCTGCCTCTCATACTATCAcccaagttgttgaagttatttCGGAATACGAAAAGCGTGACAGATTGGTAAAGCACTTGGAAACCGCTACCACCGAGAAGGAGTCCAAGGTGTTGATCTTCGCCTCCACCAAGAAGACTTGTGATGAAGTCACTTCGTACTTGAGAGCTGACGGATGGCCCGCATTGGCTATCCACGGTGACAAGCAACAGAGTGAAAGAGACTGGGTCTTGAGAGAATTCAAGACCGGTAAATCCCCTATCATGGTGGCTACTGATGTTGCTGCCAGAGGTATTG ATGTCAAGGGTATCAATTTCGTTATCAACTTCGACATGCCAGGTAACATTGAAGATTACGTCCACAGAATCGGTAGAACCGGAAGAGGTGGTGCCACTGGTActgctgtttctttcttcacCGATGGTAACAACAAGCTTGGTGGTGATTTGTGCAAAATCATGAGAGAAGCTAAGCAAACCATTCCTCCAGAATTACAGAGATTCGACAGAAAGAGTTTCGGTGCCCACATTAGATACGGTGGTGGACGTGGTGGTCGTGGTGGCTACGGCCGTGGACGTGGTGGTTACGGTGGACGTGGTGGTTATGGTCAAAGAAACTACCAAACTGGATCCAACCAGGCTCCTTTGTCCAACCGTCGTTTTTAA
- the RPC19 gene encoding RNA polymerase I and III subunit: MADEQVEQQEQEYDLNKIKLLPGASEDGTAASFQILEEDHTLGNALRYMIMKNPEVEFCGYSIPHPSENKLNIRIQTYGNITAVEALHQGLDNLAELCTVIGDKFEEKISAGGYKNTEP; encoded by the coding sequence ATGGCCGATGAACAGGTCGAACAGCAGGAACAAGAATatgacttgaacaagatcaagttgttgcCTGGAGCCTCAGAAGATGGTACTGCTGCTTCTTTCCAgatccttgaagaagaccaTACTTTGGGAAATGCCTTGCGTTAcatgataatgaagaacCCAGAGGTCGAATTCTGTGGTTATTCCATTCCTCATCCTTCAgaaaacaagttgaacattAGAATCCAGACCTACGGAAACATAACTGCAGTGGAAGCCTTGCATCAAGGTTTGGACAACTTGGCTGAGTTGTGCACTGTCATTGGTGATAAGTTCGAAGAGAAGATCAGCGCCGGTGGCTACAAGAACACCGAACCATAG
- a CDS encoding predicted protein, giving the protein MNFLSSALNSLTGSSIPYTLKEKIVDPTSTSNLVNRNSIWTVYNGLNPKSDQSPVTVFEFNLKDPVNIQRRWEPLARNAFKKLKLIKFPAILSVIDFIENDSYLYIVTEPVIPLLNYLQDSELPLSQDAKLCGLQSIAQALSFINMSCSSVHGNINISSSVFVTASGDWKLFGFELLTNLKSDPDQPLYRLSGSSPDFRNVVPDEVNSDGVEAVRSFPIKLDSYKYGAFAYQVLSTSDFRDISSQFDARNISSKVIPSRIAGPLRKLVNSKLNLRSSIDKYEQETSSFNNTNALIKLNKQLEDFKFQNDEQKMEFIKFELSGYFGETHAEGYFPSGFLNYKLLPELISQFSALSKVKPTVNTSPAETQQRQETLALLLDYILKFGSKLSEIDFNKSIKPIILETFNLGDRSIRLVLLTHLPMYASFLSESDIQSRIFLNLISGFQDTNFMIRETTLKSITIVIDKISVKQVNQDLLKVLAKSQMDPKPSIRVNTLILIIKISSKIYKNSKNNVLITALSKSLRDTFTPSKLTALSGFESLIDEFSLDEICTKILGHLAISLMDKTSSKVRKEAKRIFQLYLDSVEAHASTLPNIDADDEAEEAEFFSKYAPTMTNSNTTSNEANDSSNGGGALSLGWSMVNKFVGPSAVQGPLNHDFNNSTPDLTREATPTAENPSRIPSKKQQSWMSDVVVDDGDGWGGFDDIDDTPKTIVEPLAAPKKSTPKPRVIKKTEAPVSGRKISGLKLGAPTKKPISALKLDLTVEDDDSKAWDDDW; this is encoded by the coding sequence ATGAACTTCCTTTCCAGTGCGTTGAATTCCTTAACAGGGTCTTCTATTCCGTACACTCTTAAAGAAAAAATCGTGGATCCCACTAGCACTTCCAATTTGGTGAATAGAAACTCCATCTGGACAGTGTACAATGGCTTGAACCCGAAGAGTGATCAGTCGCCAGTGACCGTATTTGAGTTCAATCTTAAGGATCCTGTGAATATTCAAAGACGCTGGGAGCCTTTGGCCCGAAATGCATTCAAAAAActcaagttgatcaaatttCCTGCTATTCTCTCTGTGATAGACTTTATCGAAAACGATTCTTATTTATACATCGTCACTGAACCAGTGATCCCTTTGCTTAATTACTTGCAAGATTCGGAATTGCCATTGTCCCAAGATGCGAAATTGTGCGGCCTTCAATCCATTGCCCAAGCATTGCTGTTTATTAACATGTCCTGTAGTAGTGTGCACGGTAATATCAACATTTCCAGTTCTGTTTTTGTCACAGCACTGGGCGATTGGAAGTTGTTTGGTTTTGAATTGTtaaccaacttgaagtctgACCCAGACCAACCTCTCTATAGACTTTCAGGGTCGTCACCGGATTTCAGAAACGTAGTTCCAGATGAAGTGAACTCTGATGGAGTAGAAGCTGTCAGAAGCTTTCCAATTAAACTTGACTCTTACAAGTATGGTGCGTTTGCTTACCAAGTTTTGTCCACTAGTGACTTCAGAGATATTAGCTCTCAATTCGATGCTCGAAACATATCTAGCAAGGTCATTCCAAGCAGAATCGCGGGCCCATTGCGAAAGTTGGTCAACtcaaagttgaacttgagaaGTAGTATCGATAAGtatgaacaagaaacaagttctttcaacaacaccaacgCCCTCATAAAGCTTAATAAGCAATTGGAGgacttcaagttccaaAATGACGAACAGAAGATGGagttcatcaagtttgaatTGTCTGGTTATTTCGGAGAAACTCATGCAGAGGGGTATTTTCCTTCTGGTTTCTTGAACTATAAGCTCTTGCCAGAATTAATTAGCCAATTTAGCGCTTTGTCCAAAGTCAAACCAACCGTAAACACGTCACCAGCAGAAACTCAACAGCGTCAAGAAACTCTTGCTTTGCTCTTAGACTACATCTTGAAATTTGGTTCCAAGCTTTCAGAAATtgatttcaacaagtctATAAAACCAATTATTCTTGAAACATTCAATCTTGGAGACAGATCTATCAGATTAGTTCTCTTGACCCACTTACCAATGTATGCCTCCTTCTTGTCCGAATCCGATATCCAACTGAGAATATTTCTAAACTTGATCAGCGGTTTCCAAGATACCAATTTCATGATTAGAGAGACTACGTTGAAATCAATCACTATTGTTATAGATAAAATCTCTGTAAAGCAAGTTAACCAAGACCTATTGAAGGTATTGGCGAAGTCACAGATGGATCCTAAGCCATCTATAAGAGTCAACACGTTAATCTTAATCATCAAGATTTCCAGCAAGATTTACAAGAATTCCAAGAATAATGTATTGATAACAGCATTATCAAAGTCTTTGAGAGACACATTTACCCCCAGTAAGTTGACTGCATTGTCTGGTTTTGAGAGTCTAATCGATGAGTTCTCCTTAGATGAAATTTGCACAAAGATCTTGGGCCACCTTGCTATTTCGTTGATGGACAAAACTTCGAGCAAGGTGCGTAAGGAAGCCAAAAGAatctttcaattgtatTTAGACTCAGTTGAAGCTCACGCGTCCACCTTGCCAAACATTGATGCAGATGATGAggctgaagaagcagagTTTTTCAGTAAATATGCTCCGACCATGACAAATTCAAACACTACAAGCAATGAAGCTAATGATAGTTCTAACGGTGGTGGAGCCCTCTCGTTGGGCTGGAGCATGGTCAATAAATTTGTTGGACCATCTGCTGTGCAGGGCCCATTAAACCatgacttcaacaattccacGCCCGATTTAACCAGAGAAGCGACACCTACCGCTGAGAATCCTTCAAGAATACCAtcaaagaaacaacaatCTTGGATGAGTGATGTTGTGGTAGATGATGGAGACGGTTGGGGAGGCTTTGATGACATTGACGATACACCCAAGACGATTGTTGAACCTCTAGCAGCACCAAAGAAATCTACCCCCAAACCAAGAGTCATCAAGAAAACGGAGGCACCTGTTTCGGGCCGTAAAATTTCTGGCCTTAAGTTGGGCGCCCCAACCAAGAAGCCAATCTCTGCTTTAAAGTTAGATTTGacagttgaagatgacgattCCAAGGCATGGGATGATGATTGGTAG